The Castanea sativa cultivar Marrone di Chiusa Pesio chromosome 11, ASM4071231v1 genome contains a region encoding:
- the LOC142617564 gene encoding transcription elongation factor SPT6-like, giving the protein MADFIVSDEDDGIVIGGASIRPRKSRKKKLGEIAGVSTVAMGEARDIFGDVDELLRLRKKSLAQSARSRDSAELQGKRLEDEFDPIIVKEKYLTEKDERIRKIDVPERLQISEEKTKPRLDEESIEEESSWILGQLPTNMIPFWFLKRVTEESDKGTSEESNALKYFKADIIRFLKLHHVEKYDIPFIAMYRKEQCLSLLKDPEEGEMENDEGEEIEGVPKMKWHKVLWAIKDLDTKWLLLQRRKRALYSNYNLRYEEEAHRIYDEARLNLNKKIFKSILKSIWSAESEREVDDVDMKFNLHFPPDEVEGEFKRPKRKSLYSMCSKAGLWEVASKFGWNSEQFGLQITLKEVMTEALEDLKETPEEIALNYKCAMFKTPEDVLKGARHMAAVEISFEPCLRKYVRSFFMDNAVVSTSPTSVGTKLIDSSHQLARAKWLREKPLSKFEDAQWLLIQKAEEEKLLQVSITLTKTHLDKLSRQCNDYYLSDGVSKSARLWNEQRKLILQDAFSKFLLPSLEKEARVLLTAQAKKCLLMECGKQLWNRASVAPYQRKEHYVGLDEETAPRIMACCWGPGNPATTFVMLNSSGELLDWMYAGSLSRQSKNVDDLQCKKDQAQRLLKFMTDHQPHVIVLGAANLFCKRLKDEIYEIIYNMVEEYPRNVSQEMAEISIVYGDESLPRLYEHSRISSEQLPGQPGIVKRAVALGRFLQNPLAMIATLCGPGREILSWNLGSLEHFLTPDEKFEMVEQVMVDVTNQVGVDINLAASHDWLFAPLQFVSGLGPRKADCLQRALVRAGVVTSRMYLFAHVLSTKKVFSNAIGFLRVRCSGLAASSSDFDLLDDTRIHPESYPLAEALAGEVHTKYAETADYDETPIEYVKNNPQLLENFIVHNYAEDNNKDKRETLYDIKMELLHGFCEWRSPFKELSQDEEFYILSGENRDSLVEGKIVQVTVRHVKTDRAICVVDSGLTGILYKNEFADQLDDVDLTDKLQAGHVLACKIKQIQKNRCQLIITCKESELNNSQCQNSCDVDPYYREHQMHALSQLEKSRRAAVAKKNFIPRMIVHPHFQNMTADEAKEFLSDKDVGASVICPSSKGPSCLILTLKIYDGVYTQKEIVEDRKDQKASLLTLGTTLRIDEDSFEDLDEVMDRYVDPLVSHLKAILCYRKFRKGSKTEIDDLLKVEKSENPMRIVYCFGVCYIHPGAFILSFIRNTNPHHEYVVLHHKGYIFRKHTFHNIDRLVAYFQKHINDLPPQSTHSASAIVPMVSTAYRSCLGGVSMGGSREKNEINRRGQSCPERDTLSAPGSQGKNNSMSGGSQDRHSSGLTTKPHVEQSYCNYNSRRESNTNGGKSSGYGSTFQWGTDCTNGSGIENGWKNFPGAKIQNFAGREAFPGGWSDNQISSTSNGNWSGGDENVTKCSWGVKNIVGREGESATANDACGGGKSSNTGVKDGKQNGNCLNKNSDTWGGRDWVSGQRGSGIDSGGNWGIVSNDNWGRAGGNANDKGSCGWGEWGGSRSGGSGTKDVGPRNEDWGDKSHGGRLNIDLGSKEGGRGTITSGNGCRVSNSWVDGRDGAATSLSSWANGGNNDVKKSDDWGAWGDRKSGNSGANKGKGNDNWSNKKNTGWDGCAGGSKESGSDPVTSGNGCKVSNSWVDGRDGAATGLSSWAAGGNNDVKKSADWGAWGDRKSGNSGANKGKGNDSWGNKKNTGWDGCAGGSKESGSDTVTSSGNGCKVNNSWVDGRDGAATGLRSWAAGGNNDGKKSDYVGAWGESKSGNSGANKGKGNDNWGNKKNTGWDGCAGGSKESGKETVISGNVCTERNSRVDSRDGAATSLRSWASGSNNDGKKSDNWGSWEDRTSGNSGVKKGQGNDNWGNKKTNGREGCDRGSRQSGSDVGIVNNRGGVSNAGWGDCKVGTSTNVGWGASGENVSKKGLGNENWGNKKTIGWEGCSRQSGSDAGAGNNAVGVSNASWGCKGGTSTNVGWGAGGENVGKKGQGNDNWSNKKTTGWFGCDRGRRQSGSDAGTINIGGGVSNAGWGDCKGGAATNGDWGAVGENAGKKSGGTGEWGNKNNAGRGGGRAWHSAAEPGSEVKNASWGERSGNRGNKNNTRWDGSDSGSRPSGGGARTGDNGGGVSSGGWGNSKGGAAASGGWGASGAKDGPKSGGWGEWGKKKSNAETDSKAKNAGWGAISGWK; this is encoded by the exons ATGGCGGATTTTATTGTtagtgatgaagatgatggaattGTTATTGGTGGAGCTTCAATCAG ACCAAGGAAGTCAAGGAAGAAGAAGTTAGGGGAGATTGCTGGTGTTTCAACTGTTGCAATGGGGGAAGCACGTGACATATTTGGTGATGTTGATGAACTTTTGAGACTACGCAAAAAAAGTCTAGCTCAGAGTGCCAGATCTCGTGACTCTGCTGAGTTGCAGGGAAAGAGACTTGAAGATGAATTTGACCCCATTATTGTTAAAGAGAAGTATCTGACAGAGAAGGATGAGAGAATTCGCAAGATTGACGTGCCAGAGAGGCTACAG ATATCTGAGGAGAAAACTAAGCCACGTCTTGATGAAGAAAGTATAGAAGAAGAAAGTTCTTGGATACTAGGTCAACTTCCAACAAATATGATACCATTCTGGTTCTTGAAGAGAGTTACAGAGGAAAGTGATAAAGGGACTAGCGAAGAATCTAATgccttaaaatattttaaggcAGATATCATAAGGTTCTTAAAGTTGCATCATGTGGAGAAGTATGAT ATTCCTTTTATAGCTATGTATCGGAAGGAGCAGTGCCTGAGTCTATTGAAAGATCCAGAGGAAGGTGAAATGGAAAACGATGAAGGGGAAGAGATAGAGGGAGTGCCAAAAATGAAGTGGCATAAG GTACTATGGGCCATCAAGGACTTGGACACAAAGTGGTTACTTCTGCAGAGGCGGAAGCGTGCTCTCTATTCTAACTACAACCTGCGTTATGAAGAAGAAGCTCACAGAATCTATGATGAAGCAAGGCTTAATCTGAATAAGAAAATCTTCAAATCAATTCTGAAATCTATATGGAGTGCTGAATCAGAGAGAGAAGTTGATGATGTTGACATGAAGTTTAATTTGCATTTCCCACCAGATGAAGTTGAAGGGGAGTTCAAGAGACCTAAGAGGAAATCACTATATAGCATGTGCTCTAAGGCTGGCCTATGGGAGGTTGCAAGTAAATTTGGTTGGAATTCTGAGCAGTTTGGGTTGCAAATCACCCTGAAAGaagtg ATGACAGAAGCATTGGAGGATTTAAAGGAAACTCCTGAAGAGATAGCTTTGAACTATAAGTGTGCAATGTTTAAAACTCCAGAAGATGTTCTTAAAGGTGCTAGGCACATG GCTGCAGTGGAGATCAGCTTTGAGCCATGTTTAAGGAAATATGTCCGTAGCTTTTTTATGGATAATGCCGTTGTCTCAACAAGCCCCACCTCTGTAGGAACTAAGTTGATTGACTCTTCCCATCAGCTAGCAAGGGCCAAATGGCTACGTGAGAAGCCACTGTCAAAATTTGAGGATGCCCAATGGCTCCTTATTCAGAAGGCTGAAGAAGAGAAACTTCTTCAGGTTTCTATCACATTAACAAAAACTCACCTAGATAAGTTGAGTAGGCAGTGTAATGATTATTATCTCAGTGATGGTGTTAGCAAATCTGCACGACTCTGGAATGAACAGCGCAAGTTAATACTACAGGATGCCTTTTCAAAATTTCTTCTCCCTTCATTGGAGAAGGAAGCTCGGGTGCTTTTGACAGCCCAGGCAAAGAAATGTCTGCTTATGGAGTGTGGAAAGCAGTTGTGGAACAGGGCTTCTGTTGCACCATATCAGCGAAAGGAACATTATGTTGGGCTAGATGAGGAAACTGCACCAAGGATAATGGCTTGTTGTTGGGGTCCTGGAAATCCTGCAACCACATTTGTGATGTTGAATTCATCAGGAGAGTTGCTGGATTGGATGTATGCTGGGTCCCTTAGCCGACAGTCAAAGAATGTTGATGACTTGCAGTGCAAGAAAGATCAAGCGCAGCGTCTTCTCAAGTTCATGACAGATCATCAACCTCATGTCATTGTTCTTGGGGCAgcaaatttgttttgtaagCGGTTGAAGGATGAGATATATGAG ATCATATATAACATGGTGGAGGAATATCCCAGAAATGTTAGTCAAGAAATGGCTGAAATTAGCATTGTTTATGGGGATGAATCACTGCCTCGTCTGTACGAACACTCACGGATTTCTTCAGAACAGTTACCTGGACAACCAG GGATTGTCAAGAGAGCTGTGGCTCTTGGTCGCTTCCTTCAAAACCCATTGGCCATGATTGCGACATTATGTGGGCCTGGGAGAGAGATATTATCATGGAATCTTGGCTCCTTAGAGCATTTTCTCACTCCTGATGAGAAGTTTGAAATGGTTGAACAGGTCATGGTGGATGTCACCAACCAAGTGGGTGTTGACATAAATTTGGCTGCAAGCCATGATTGGCTTTTTGCTCCTTTGCAATTTGTATCTGGGCTTGGACCCAGGAAGGCTGATTGTTTACAGAGGGCATTAGTTCGAGCTGGAGTAGTTACCTCTCGAATGTACTTGTTTGCTCATGTACTTAGTACAAAAAAGGTGTTTTCAAATGCAATTGGTTTCTTACGTGTAAGGTGCAGTGGGTTGGCTGCTTCTAGTAGTGATTTTGATCTTTTGGATGATACTAGAATTCATCCAGAGTCATATCCTCTTGCTGAGGCTTTGGCTGGTGAAGTGCACACGAAATATGCTGAAACTGCAGATTATGATGAGACACCTATAGAATATGTTAAGAACAATCCACAACTGCTAGAAAATTTCATAGTTCATAACTATGCGGAGGATAACAACAAAGATAAACGAGAGACTCTTTATGACATTAAAATGGAGTTGCTTCATGGATTTTGTGAGTGGCGTAGTCCTTTTAAAGAATTAAGTCAGGATGAGGAGTTCTATATTTTGTCTGGTGAAAATAGGGATTCACTTGTTGAAGGAAAGATAGTTCAAGTAACAGTTCGGCATGTAAAAACTGATCGAGCAATATGTGTTGTTGACTCTGGCTTGACAGGAATACTGTACAAAAATGAATTTGCAGATCAACTGGATGATGTTGATTTAACAGACAAATTACAAGCAGGTCATGTGCTTGCCTGCAAGATTAAACAGATTCAGAAGAACAGATGCCAGCTGATTATAACTTGCAAAGAAAGTGAGTTGAACAATAGTCAATGTCAAAACTCATGTGATGTTGATCCCTATTACCGTGAACACCAGATGCATGCCTTAAGTCAGCTGGAGAAGTCCCGTAGAGCGGCGGTAgcaaaaaagaattttatacCAAGGATGATAGTTCATCCCCATTTTCAGAATATGACTGCTGATGAAGCAAAGGAG TTCCTTTCAGACAAGGATGTTGGAGCAAGTGTTATTTGTCCAAGCTCAAAAGGTCCATCTTGTCTGATTTTAACTCTGAAAATTTATGACGGAGTTTATACTCAAAAAGAAATAGTTGAAGATAGGAAGGATCAGAAGGCTAGTTTGCTTACCCTTGGAACAACACTGAGAATTGATGAGGACAGTTTTGAAGATTTGGATGAG GTCATGGATCGATATGTTGACCCTTTGGTATCTCACTTGAAGGCTATCCTTTGTTATCGTAAATTCAGGAAAGGCTCAAAAACTGAAATTGATGACCTCTTGAAGGTTGAGAAATCAGAAAACCCAATGAGGATAGTTTATTGCTTTGGTGTTTGTTATATCCATCCTGGTgcttttattttgtcttttataagAAATACAAATCCACATCATGAATATGTAGTGCTGCACCACAAGGGATATATATTTCGGAAACATACATTTCATAACATCGACCGGCTTGTGGCATATTTCCAGAAACACATCAATGATTTGCCTCCACAGTCTACCCATTCAGCTTCTGCCATCGTACCAATGGTCAGCACTGCTTATAGGAGTTGTTTAGGTGGGGTATCCATGGGTGGCAGTAGGGAAAAGAATGAGATCAACAGGAGAGGACAGTCATGTCCAGAAAGAGATACCTTGTCAGCTCCTGGTTCTCAAG gaaaaaataattctatGAGTGGTGGCAGTCAAGATAGGCATTCAAGTGGCTTGACTACTAAGCCACATGTTGAACAAAGCTATTGCAATTACAATAGCAGGAGGGAAAGCAACACTAATGGAGGGAAGAGTTCTGGATATGGTAGTACTTTTCAATGGGGCACAGATTGCACAAATGGGAGTGGGATAGAAAATGGGTGGAAAAATTTTCCTGGTGCTAAAATCCAGAATTTCGCTGGTAGAGAAGCTTTCCCTGGTGGGTGGAGCGACAATCAGATTAGTAGTACCAGTAATGGGAATTGGAGTGGTGGAGATGAGAATGTTACAAAATGTAGTTGGGGGGTTAAGAACATTGTTGGCAGGGAAGGTGAGAGTGCTACTGCTAACGATGCTTGCGGTGGTGGTAAAAGTAGCAATACCGGTGTTAAAGATGGCAAACAGAATGGCAACTGCTTAAATAAGAACAGTGATACCTGGGGAGGTCGTGACTGGGTAAGTGGGCAAAGGGGTAGTGGCATTGATAGTGGTGGCAATTGGGGCATAGTAAGTAATGACAATTGGGGTAGAGCTGGTGGTAATGCTAATGACAAAGGGAGTTGCGGTTGGGGGGAATGGGGGGGTAGCAGAAGTGGTGGTAGTGGTACTAAAGATGTTGGACCAAGGAATGAAGATTGGGGTGATAAGAGCCATGGTGGCCGGCTCAATATTGACTTGGGTAGTAAGGAAGGTGGGAGAGGCACTATTACTAGTGGTAATGGGTGCAGAGTAAGTAACAGTTGGGTTGATGGTAGAGATGGGGCTGCTACCAGTTTGAGCAGTTGGGCAAACGGTGGTAATAATgatgtcaaaaagagtgatgaTTGGGGGGCATGGGGAGATAGAAAAAGTGGTAATAGTGGTGCTAACAAGGGTAAAGGGAATGACAATTGGAGCAACAAGAAAAATACTGGCTGGGATGGTTGTGCTGGAGGTAGTAAGGAAAGTGGGAGTGACCCTGTTACTAGTGGTAATGGATGCAAAGTAAGTAACAGTTGGGTTGATGGTAGAGATGGGGCTGCTACTGGTTTGAGCAGCTGGGCAGCCGGTGGTAATAATGATGTCAAAAAGAGTGCTGATTGGGGGGCATGGGGGGATAGAAAAAGTGGTAATAGTGGTGCTAACAAGGGTAAAGGCAATGACAGTTGGGGCAATAAGAAAAATACTGGCTGGGATGGTTGTGCTGGAGGTAGTAAGGAAAGTGGGAGTGACACTGTTACTAGTAGTGGTAATGGATGCAAAGTAAATAACAGTTGGGTTGATGGTAGAGATGGGGCTGCTACTGGTTTGAGAAGTTGGGCAGCCGGTGGTAATAATGATGGCAAAAAGAGTGATTACGTTGGGGCATGGGGAGAAAGCAAAAGTGGTAATAGTGGTGCTAACAAGGGTAAAGGAAATGACAATTGGGGCAATAAGAAAAATACTGGCTGGGATGGCTGTGCTGGAGGTAGCAAGGAAAGTGGGAAAGAGACTGTTATTAGTGGTAATGTGTGCACAGAAAGGAACAGTAGGGTTGATAGTAGAGATGGGGCTGCTACCAGTTTGAGAAGTTGGGCATCCGGCAGTAATAATGATGGCAAAAAGAGTGATAATTGGGGGTCATGGGAAGATAGGACAAGTGGTAATAGTGGTGTCAAAAAGGGTCAAGGGAATGACAATTGGGGCAATAAGAAAACTAATGGCCGGGAGGGCTGTGATAGAGGTAGTAGGCAAAGTGGTAGTGATGTTGGTATTGTTAACAATAGGGGTGGGGTAAGTAATGCTGGTTGGGGGGACTGTAAAGTAGGTACTTCTACAAATGTTGGTTGGGGAGCTAGTGGTGAAAATGTTAGCAAAAAGGGTCTAGGGAATGAAAATTGGGGCAATAAGAAAACAATTGGCTGGGAGGGCTGTAGTAGGCAAAGTGGTAGTGATGCTGGTGCTGGTAACAATGCGGTTGGGGTAAGTAATGCCAGTTGGGGCTGCAAAGGAGGTACTTCTACAAATGTTGGTTGGGGAGCTGGTGGTGAAAATGTTGGCAAAAAGGGTCAAGGAAATGACAATTGGAGCAATAAGAAAACTACTGGCTGGTTTGGCTGTGATAGGGGTAGGAGACAAAGTGGTAGTGATGCTGGTACCATTAACATTGGGGGTGGGGTAAGTAATGCTGGTTGGGGGGACTGCAAAGGAGGTGCTGCTACAAATGGTGATTGGGGAGCTGTTGGTGAAAATGCTGGCAAAAAGAGTGGTGGTACAGGGGAGTGGGGAAATAAGAACAATGCTGGTAGAGGGGGTGGAAGGGCTTGGCATTCAGCTGCTGAACCTGGTTCAGAGGTTAAAAATGCTAGTTGGGGTGAAAGGAGTGGCAATCGGGGCAATAAGAACAATACCCGCTGGGATGGGAGTGACAGTGGTAGTAGGCCAAGTGGTGGTGGCGCTCGTACTGGTGATAATGGGGGCGGAGTAAGTAGCGGTGGCTGGGGGAATTCGAAAGGAGGTGCTGCTGCAAGTGGTGGATGGGGAGCTAGTGGGGCAAAAGATGGCCCAAAGAGTGGTGGTTGGGGCGAATGgggaaagaagaagagcaaTGCTGAAACTGATTCAAAGGCTAAAAATGCTGGATGGGGTGCTATTTCTGGATGGAAGTAA